The following coding sequences lie in one Treponema socranskii subsp. buccale genomic window:
- a CDS encoding DUF6364 family protein — translation MDAKLTLSMDSSVISSMKGYASENNSSISKIVESFFRNLLSSQSKNKKISPLVQELSGIIPVEKNDKADYINYLEAKYE, via the coding sequence ATGGATGCAAAATTAACTTTAAGCATGGACAGTTCCGTTATTTCTTCAATGAAGGGATATGCTTCCGAAAATAATTCCAGCATATCAAAGATTGTTGAATCATTTTTCAGAAATTTGCTTTCTTCTCAATCGAAGAATAAAAAAATATCTCCGCTGGTTCAAGAATTAAGCGGAATAATACCTGTTGAAAAAAATGACAAAGCCGATTATATAAACTACTTGGAAGCAAAGTATGAGTAA
- a CDS encoding SAP domain-containing protein, giving the protein MTIKEFENTYWYMSELKALAKSLKIPVDSKIRKDQLEALIIQFLKTGTANKKNSYRSKSRNRDILNNHTYVENFSNKKETWAFIHSEMDKRVRGLKPKSGAKYWLNRWIENKLSHGEKITYDDVICEYIRLNQTEGRLPQIPSCKFNNFISNYLANEKNVTREDALKAWNKLKDMKAKKDYITWKKNKTT; this is encoded by the coding sequence ATGACAATAAAAGAATTTGAGAATACATATTGGTACATGAGTGAACTCAAAGCATTGGCGAAATCGCTTAAAATACCTGTTGATTCAAAAATACGAAAAGATCAACTTGAGGCGTTGATTATTCAATTTTTGAAAACCGGAACGGCGAATAAAAAAAATAGCTATCGGAGTAAAAGCCGGAATAGAGACATATTGAATAATCATACTTATGTTGAAAATTTCAGCAACAAAAAAGAAACATGGGCATTCATACACAGTGAAATGGATAAACGAGTTCGGGGATTAAAACCGAAATCGGGTGCAAAATATTGGCTTAATCGCTGGATTGAAAATAAACTTTCTCATGGTGAGAAAATAACTTATGATGATGTTATTTGTGAATATATTCGGTTAAACCAAACTGAAGGAAGGCTTCCGCAAATTCCATCCTGTAAATTTAATAACTTTATAAGTAATTATCTGGCGAATGAAAAAAATGTAACAAGAGAAGATGCTTTGAAAGCATGGAATAAGTTAAAAGATATGAAGGCAAAAAAAGATTATATAACGTGGAAAAAGAATAAAACTACATAA
- a CDS encoding magnesium transporter CorA family protein has translation MISYWQQKNGQFIRVPGKRLNTENRTWVDARNVSSIDASLLEKSCGIDYDHIVDVLDPDELSRIEEGDSYVLIIIRMPMYDPAAEVPFYTIPLGIVIEGNTIITICSSSCDMLGGIASGQVKGISLDDFPAFIIKLMSRADTTFLRYLKEINRQTTAMQRELQGPIENKEIVKLLNLQKSLEYFTTSLTSNQLLLQKLRRTKLLNLDEDDYDWLDDVDIDNKQAIGMAETYNNILAGLMDTFTSVISNNLNVSMKRLTVINLVLMVPTFITSFFGMNVPLPFSSSGWIGMFVISGGCIITTIITALMLRDRTSIKK, from the coding sequence ATGATTTCTTATTGGCAGCAAAAAAACGGACAATTCATCCGCGTCCCCGGAAAACGATTGAACACCGAAAACCGCACATGGGTCGATGCCCGCAACGTTTCGAGCATCGACGCTTCACTTCTCGAAAAGAGCTGCGGCATAGACTACGATCACATCGTCGATGTTCTCGACCCCGACGAACTTTCGCGCATCGAAGAGGGAGACTCGTACGTACTCATCATCATACGCATGCCTATGTACGATCCTGCCGCCGAAGTGCCTTTTTATACGATTCCTCTCGGCATCGTCATCGAAGGAAATACGATCATTACGATCTGCTCTTCAAGCTGCGACATGCTCGGCGGTATCGCGTCGGGACAAGTAAAGGGAATCTCGCTCGACGATTTTCCGGCTTTTATCATCAAACTGATGAGCCGCGCCGACACGACGTTTTTGCGCTATCTCAAAGAGATAAACCGTCAGACGACCGCCATGCAGCGCGAACTGCAGGGACCGATCGAAAACAAAGAAATCGTAAAGCTTCTCAATTTGCAAAAGTCTCTCGAATATTTTACGACGTCTCTTACAAGCAATCAGCTTTTGCTGCAAAAACTGCGCCGAACGAAATTATTAAATCTCGACGAAGACGATTACGATTGGCTCGACGATGTCGACATCGACAACAAGCAGGCGATCGGTATGGCCGAAACCTACAACAATATCCTCGCGGGTCTTATGGATACGTTTACGTCGGTCATCTCAAACAATTTGAATGTCAGTATGAAACGCCTCACCGTTATCAACCTCGTGCTCATGGTGCCGACGTTTATCACGAGCTTTTTCGGCATGAACGTACCGCTGCCGTTTTCAAGCAGCGGATGGATCGGCATGTTCGTCATTTCAGGCGGCTGCATCATCACAACGATCATTACCGCGCTCATGCTCCGCGACCGCACGTCGATAAAAAAATAA
- a CDS encoding formylglycine-generating enzyme family protein encodes MKKYAIVLISVIFCTAFPLCAKGGSDTFGGIDMTRPADGNAARTFIIGENSQTYTAARTVLPFKINKFETTYALWYAVRIDAEGRGYVFANPGQGGSEGRRGGEPTDEDKYFPVTAINWYDAIVWCNALSEIENKTPCYSYKGKVLRDSTDTASCDLSECDWNADGYRLPTEAEWEYAARITKSGIQRGDKASGETGGEGRDDASLVAWDSGNADATRIVGTAGTVFTPEAPPAPGSGNANGAGIYDMSGNVLEFCWDWFADYTEQKKGAPYAGPAYGSKRVSRGGSVSEYTPFINAGDRYAFDPNEAYNYMGFRIAGSE; translated from the coding sequence ATGAAAAAATATGCTATCGTACTGATTTCAGTAATTTTTTGTACCGCGTTTCCGCTCTGCGCGAAAGGTGGAAGCGATACATTCGGCGGCATCGATATGACGCGGCCGGCCGACGGAAACGCCGCCCGTACTTTCATCATCGGAGAAAACAGTCAAACCTATACGGCCGCCCGTACCGTTTTGCCGTTTAAAATCAATAAATTCGAAACGACATACGCGCTTTGGTACGCCGTGCGTATAGACGCGGAAGGGCGAGGCTATGTTTTCGCAAACCCCGGACAGGGCGGCTCGGAAGGCAGACGCGGCGGCGAGCCGACGGACGAAGATAAATATTTTCCGGTTACGGCGATAAATTGGTACGATGCGATCGTGTGGTGCAATGCGCTCAGCGAAATCGAAAATAAAACGCCGTGCTATTCGTATAAAGGGAAAGTGCTGCGCGATTCGACCGATACCGCTTCGTGCGACCTGTCCGAATGCGACTGGAATGCCGACGGTTATAGGCTGCCGACGGAAGCCGAATGGGAGTACGCCGCCCGCATAACGAAAAGCGGCATACAGCGAGGCGATAAGGCGAGCGGCGAAACGGGGGGTGAAGGGAGAGATGACGCGTCGCTTGTCGCATGGGACTCCGGCAATGCGGATGCTACTCGGATCGTCGGAACGGCAGGCACGGTATTTACGCCGGAAGCGCCGCCTGCTCCCGGTTCGGGAAATGCAAACGGAGCGGGCATATACGATATGAGCGGCAACGTACTCGAATTCTGTTGGGATTGGTTTGCCGATTACACGGAGCAAAAAAAGGGAGCCCCCTATGCCGGCCCCGCATACGGTTCAAAGCGCGTAAGCCGCGGCGGAAGCGTTTCGGAATACACGCCCTTTATCAACGCGGGCGACCGCTACGCATTCGATCCGAACGAAGCGTATAATTACATGGGATTCCGCATCGCCGGAAGCGAATAA
- a CDS encoding type II toxin-antitoxin system VapC family toxin: MSKVLFVDSDVILDVLEKRERFYEYSAQILSLGDEKKVKLVTTSLAFANIYYLLRKHLGIEKAKENLRKLRIIVDVISVNAKEVDLALNSELSDFEDALQYFTALDGKIEFIITRNVRDYKNPKLIVQTPQQYIEGLNNKK, translated from the coding sequence ATGAGTAAAGTGCTTTTTGTCGATTCCGATGTCATTTTAGATGTGCTTGAAAAGCGTGAGCGATTTTATGAATATTCCGCTCAAATTCTTTCTTTGGGTGATGAGAAGAAGGTAAAGCTTGTTACAACTTCTTTAGCGTTTGCGAATATTTATTACTTGCTTCGTAAGCATTTAGGGATTGAAAAGGCAAAAGAAAATCTAAGGAAACTCAGGATTATTGTAGACGTGATTTCCGTGAATGCAAAGGAAGTCGATTTGGCTTTAAATTCAGAGCTTTCAGATTTTGAAGACGCGTTGCAATATTTTACGGCATTGGACGGCAAGATAGAATTTATAATCACAAGAAATGTTCGCGACTATAAGAATCCAAAATTGATTGTGCAGACTCCTCAGCAATATATAGAGGGGCTTAATAACAAAAAATAA
- a CDS encoding ABC transporter substrate-binding protein, producing the protein MKKFIIVLSAVLMATSSVVFAKAKELKKLTFTYVTSPLNIPSIIEKDQKIFANEFKGTPVEYAEITSGAEQTQALASGDVQILYAVGGSSVILSAANGADIKVLNMYSRAPKAFCLYSKDASLNSPESLRGKKIAGPAGTNLHELLTAYLASAGMKITDVSYVSMGIPAAKAALDGGSIDVALLAGAAAYNAGAQGYHKVTDGDGYIAAIIAVATTEKFYKQNPDVIKKLASAQKKIANYIAKNKDQAFATTAKYLGLTEQAVKDMSAAYDFSTELTQADMEGWQKTADFMYASGMIDNKFDVKKLFIK; encoded by the coding sequence ATGAAAAAATTTATCATTGTGTTGTCGGCAGTATTGATGGCAACATCGTCAGTCGTTTTTGCTAAGGCAAAAGAATTAAAGAAGCTTACGTTCACTTATGTAACTTCTCCGCTCAATATTCCTTCAATCATTGAAAAAGATCAGAAGATTTTTGCAAATGAATTTAAGGGAACTCCTGTGGAATACGCGGAAATCACTTCCGGTGCGGAACAGACTCAAGCCCTTGCTTCCGGCGACGTGCAGATTTTGTACGCTGTAGGCGGTTCTTCCGTAATACTTTCTGCGGCAAACGGCGCGGACATCAAAGTTCTTAACATGTACAGCCGCGCGCCCAAAGCGTTCTGTTTGTATTCAAAGGACGCTTCGCTCAATTCCCCCGAATCGCTTAGAGGGAAAAAAATTGCAGGTCCCGCAGGAACGAACCTTCACGAACTTTTAACTGCGTATCTGGCTTCTGCCGGAATGAAAATCACGGATGTCAGTTATGTGAGCATGGGGATCCCCGCAGCAAAAGCCGCTTTGGACGGCGGCAGCATCGATGTAGCGCTTCTTGCCGGCGCTGCAGCATATAATGCAGGAGCTCAGGGCTACCATAAGGTTACGGACGGCGACGGATATATCGCCGCAATCATTGCAGTTGCAACAACGGAAAAGTTTTACAAGCAAAATCCCGATGTGATAAAAAAACTGGCTTCGGCACAGAAAAAAATTGCAAACTACATAGCAAAAAATAAAGACCAAGCGTTTGCAACAACGGCAAAATATCTCGGTCTTACGGAACAGGCCGTAAAAGATATGTCCGCAGCTTACGATTTTTCAACGGAACTTACTCAGGCGGATATGGAAGGCTGGCAGAAAACCGCCGACTTTATGTACGCTTCCGGAATGATCGACAATAAGTTTGACGTAAAAAAACTTTTTATAAAATAA